A window from Sus scrofa isolate TJ Tabasco breed Duroc chromosome 2, Sscrofa11.1, whole genome shotgun sequence encodes these proteins:
- the LOC106509481 gene encoding uncharacterized protein LOC106509481 yields the protein MGPARGCSLGTPEKSLPSSRTPDKSKEPAEIKIKASGRASPSTCNRFPKGRWGKVALLKGYEKFPKLQFRPLGLEGKLSSGRKSCHRCQGPSLTAPAARDPPPRGVSASAAAARASLRLVPRGRLRLPLSPAARGEVTPLNVSAARGGAGKWLPVCTLRSSSSSTASPPPPGAAVPGDGVARVRAARREGVTARGGGGSRARLGAERVDALREVPVLGAATARDGGRGEAAKATPKLQEHFAPLHCWRPRIELPHFKAAGFRRLGETCPNEATPKTGSATPPQHRRAFGSRPFPLPTLTPTSCAVT from the exons ATGGGCCCAGCCCGGGGCTGTTCCCTCGGCACGCCAGAGAAAAGTCTTCCCAGTTCTAGAACCCCGGATAAGAGCAAAGAGCCCGCCGAGATAAAGA TAAAGGCGTCCGGGCGGGCATCACCTAGCACCTGCAACCGCTTCCCGAAGGGCAGGTGGGGCAAAGTTGCTCTTCTAAAAGGCTACGAAAAGTTCCCCAAGCTGCAGTTCCGGCCTCTGGGTCTGGAAGGGAAATTAAGTAGCGGCAGGAAATCCTGCCACCGCTGCCAGGGTCCCTCACTCACCGCTCCAGCCGCCAGGGACCCTCCGCCCAGGGGTGTCAGCGCTTCAGCCGCGGCCGCGCGGGCGTCGCTCCGGCTCGTTCCCCGGGGCCGCCTCCGTCTGCCGCTCTCTCCTGCAGCGCGCGGAGAGGTAACTCCTCTGAACGTGTCAGCGGCGAGAGGAGGGGCGGGAAAGTGGCTCCCGGTTTGCACGCTgcggtcctcctcctcctccaccgcCTCGCCTCCTCCCCCCGGTGCTGCAGTGCCGGGCGACGGCGTAGCGAGAGTACGAGCAGCGCGCAGGGAGGGAGTCACGGCGCGCGGGGGAGGCGGGAGCCGCGCACGACTTGGTGCTGAGCGGGTTGACGCGCTCCGGGAAGTCCCGGTGCTAGGCGCTGCCACCGCGCGGGATGGCGGGCGAGGAGAGGCGGCTAAGGCCACCCCCAAGTTGCAG gAACATTTCGCCCCCTTGCACTGCTGGAGACCCCGGATCGAGCTTCCTCATTTCAAAGCTGCAGGGTTCCGCCGCTTGGGAGAAACCTGCCCCAACGAGGCCACACCCAAGACTGGCTCAGCCACCCCACCGCAGCACAGGAGGGCCTTCGGCAGccgccccttccccctccccaccctcacccccacctcctgcgCTGTCACCTAG